One region of Coregonus clupeaformis isolate EN_2021a unplaced genomic scaffold, ASM2061545v1 scaf0139, whole genome shotgun sequence genomic DNA includes:
- the LOC121563938 gene encoding GTPase IMAP family member 9-like — protein MTEHNEEVRIVLVGKTGAGKSAAGNTILGRKPFESVMSSNYVTSTCDKKRGKVGGQSVAVIDTPGLFDTELTQEEALNKITQCISFSAPGPHVFLVVIELGRFTKEEQKTVEIIQDIFGVEASKYSMVLFTHGDDLVDVTIEDFLHGNPKLESLIAKCNGGYHVFSNKDQNPSQVNELLKKINKMVKVNGGSNYTTEMFQEVERAIEEEKERILKENREKRLREMEELKKKFEGERLREEEEKLRRKQEREARDKAERLKKGAIYGAVVGLVGGPVGSAVGAALGAGVAAKVNACSTQ, from the exons ATGACTG AACACAATGAGGAGGTCCGGATTGTTCTGGTGGGGAAGACTGGAGCAGGGAAAAGTGCAGCAGGAAACACCATCCTGGGGAGAAAGCCTTTTGAGTCAGTAATGTCATCTAATTATGTGACATCAACATGTGATAAGAAAAGAGGAAAGGTGGGGGGTCAAAGTGTAGCTGTTATCGACACACCAGGCTTGTTTGACACTGAGTTAACACAGGAGGAGGCACTGAACAAGATCACACAGTGCATCTCTTTCTCCGCTCCTGGTCCCCATGTGTTCCTGGTTGTGATTGAGCTGGGAAGATTTACTAAAGAGGAGCAGAAAACTGTGGAGATTATTCAGGACATATTTGGTGTTGAAGCATCAAAATACTCCATGGTTCTCTTCACACATGGAGACGATCTTGTTGATGTAACAATTGAAGACTTCCTGCATGGAAATCCCAAACTGGAAAGTTTAATTGCCAAATGTAATGGGGGATATCATGTCTTCAGTAACAAAGATCAGAATCCCTCTCAGGTCAATGAGCTTCTTAAGAAGATAAACAAGATGGTGAAGGTGAATGGAGGAAGCAATTACACCACTGAGATGTTCCAGGAGGTTGAGAGAGCAAttgaagaggagaaagagaggatcctgaaagagaacagagagaagagactcAGAGAGATGGAAGAACTGAAGAAGAAGTTTGAAGGAGAGCGTTTAAGGGAAGAAGAAGAGAAGCTGAGGAGAAAACAGGAAAGAGAAGCGAGAGACAAAGCTGAAAGATTAAAGAAAGGTGCCATATACGGGGCGGTTGTGGGATTAGTTGGAGGCCCAGTTGGGTCTGCAGTTGGTGCAGCATTGGGAGCTGGAGTGGCAGCTAAAGTAAATGCATGCAGTACTCAATGA
- the LOC121563939 gene encoding GTPase IMAP family member 9-like encodes MNSKVSHSGLQTLTQKEEVRIVLVGKTGAGKSAAGNTIVGTRSFLSKFSSISLTKYCKKTKGKVDEQSVAVIDTPGLFDTTLPNEEGLRKITLCMCLSAPGPHVFLVVIKLGRFTEEEQKTVEMIQKSFGDEASKYTMILFTHGDLLDDDDVKMEDFLLENPGLESLLSQCNGGYHVFNNKDKNRSQVTELLEKINNMVKMNGGSHYTTEMFQEAERAIEEEKNRILREEEEKIRREEEKLKEEKMEQEAREKKLKEENERILRQNEVQKLRHEEQLKKMEQKAQEEAIKEEKKRIQREKEEQKLREEELRKLNMEKEAKEKEIKELREKYEREAREKAEESNGVLSFLGTVVNAVGEAIADVGKGVGKATCSLQ; translated from the exons ATGAACAGCAAAGTTTCTCATTCTG GACTCCAAACGCTGACACAAAAGGAGGAGGTCCGGATTGTTCTGGTGGGGAAGACTGGAGCTGGGAAAAGTGCAGCAGGAAACACCATTGTGGGGACAAGATCTTTCCTATCAAAGTTTTCCTCTATTTCTCTGACAAAATATTGTAAAAAGACTAAAGGGAAGGTGGATGAGCAAAGTGTAGCTGTTATCGACACCCCAGGTTTGTTTGATACTACATTGCCCAATGAGGAGGGACTGAGAAAGATCACTCtgtgcatgtgtctctctgctCCTGGTCCCCATGTGTTCCTGGTTGTGATCAAGCTGGGAAGATTCACTGAAGAAGAGCAGAAAACTGTGGAGATGATTCAGAAATCCTTTGGTGATGAAGCATCGAAATACACCATGATTCTCTTCACACATGGAGACCttcttgatgatgatgatgtaaaAATGGAAGACTTCCTGCTTGAAAATCCAGGTCTGGAAAGTTTACTTTCTCAATGCAATGGGGGATATCATGTCTTTAACAACAAAGATAAGAATCGCTCCCAGGTCACTGAGCTGCTTGAGAAGATAAACAATATGGTGAAGATGAATGGAGGAAGCCATTACACCACTGAGATGTTCCAGGAGGCTGAGAGAGCGATTGAAGAGGAGAAGAACAGGATcctgagagaggaagaggagaagatacgcagagaggaggagaaactgAAGGAAGAAAAAATGGAGCAAGAGGCTCGGGAGAAAAAGCTTAAAGAGGAGAATGAGAGGATCCTGAGACAGAATGAAGTGCAGAAACTCAGACATGAGGAGCAACTGAAGAAAATGGAACAAAAGGCTCAGGAGGAAGCGAttaaagaggagaagaagaggatccagagagagaaggaagagcagAAACTCAGGGAGGAGGAACTGAGGAAACTGAACATGGAAAAAGAGGCTAAGGAGAAAGAAATAAAGGAGTTGAGGGAAAAATATGAAAGGGAGGCTAGAGAGAAAGCTGAAGAAAGTAACGGCGTTCTATCTTTTTTGGGTACAGTAGTTAATGCAGTGGGAGAAGCTATTGCAGATGTGGGGAAGGGAGTAGGAAAAGCTACCtgcagtttacaatga